One genomic window of Glycine max cultivar Williams 82 chromosome 16, Glycine_max_v4.0, whole genome shotgun sequence includes the following:
- the LOC121173702 gene encoding uncharacterized protein, producing the protein MQEEEERPLIRKRKLPATSTKSAEQTEAGNSQAQMPKKKKKVKQVEPEPSVAVEGGEPIKKKKKKTKPSTEQGDNQPVDVQPPSTDIDGTEVEATPSIAEMGNPVDQPDSPQEQPAVEVQQNVSVEEIPSHARTSPAPETDAVNVEEQGEGQGIGSSSPHGSSQKSSSEENFSDEEAIKEAEAGGSDIYPASSTSKLSASIGIAEDTFIQMQDEDPAAALRLLLNTSQANTSSEKIPGASSSSDAEINSSVRQDSLLLKLSMEYAREDVLKSIEENPSAAFGHLNFLKKLHNPLTSDEILGKVIQIEAIIDQFASTVQKKRENGARLDAQKQAHILLLEKARAAQHEVERLTKEAKEGSSEIKACDDNISSWEATITNLLSQVDDLRQKIVAEQAKRKELQEKAANSIQKLVAEKGREGLKAFSASQAVADEARVMESADQVLTKEMITLKKLYEDLVMT; encoded by the exons ATGcaggaagaagaggaaagacctcttataagaaaaagaaagttaccTGCGACTTCGACCAAGTCTGCTGAACAAACAGAGGCAGGCAATTCCCAGGCTCAAATgcctaagaagaaaaagaaagtgaagcAGGTCGAGCCTGAACCTTCTGTGGCTGTTGAGGGTGGTGAGCCaatcaagaagaaaaagaaaaagaccaaGCCTTCAACAGAACAAGGTGACAATCAACCTGTTGACGTCCAACCACCTTCGACCGATATTGACGGCACTGAAGTAGAGGCTACTCCTTCTATTGCTGAGATGGGCAACCCTGTCGATCAACCGGACTCACCACAAGAACAACCTGCCGtcgag GTACAACAAAATGTTTCTGTAGAAGAAATACCCTCACATGCTCGAACATCTCCCGCTCCTGAGACGGATGCAGTGAATGTTGAGGAACAGGGTGAAGGTCAAGGCATTGGATCCAGCAGTCCTCATGGATCGAGTCAGAAAAGTTCATCCGAAGAAAACTTTTCCGATGAAGAGGCCATAAAAGAGGCTGAAGCTGGAGGTTCGGACATTTACCCGGCGTCTTCAACATCTAAGCTTTCCGCTAGCATAGGGATCGCAGAAGATACATTCATTCAAATGCAAGACGAAGACCCTGCTGCAGCCCTTCGACTCCTGCTAAACACAAGTCAAGCCAACACCTCAAGTGAAAAGATTCCTGGTGCTTCGTCCTCATCTGATGCCGAAATAAACTCTTCAGTACGCCAAGATTCTCTGCTCTTGAAGTTATCCATGGAATACGCACGGGAAGATGTGCTTAAATCCATTGAAGAGAACCCCTCTGCTGCCTTTGGGCACCTGaactttttgaagaaattgcacaACCCCCTTACCTCTGATGAGATTCTAGGCAAAGTTATCCAAATCGAGGCCATCATTGACCAATTTGCAAGTACTGTGCAGAAAAAACGCGAAAATGGCGCCAGACTGGATGCCCAGAAACAGGCACATATCCTTCTGCTCGAGAAAGCCCGAGCTGCTCAACATGAAGTCGAACGTCTCACCAAAGAGGCGAAAGAAGGATCTTCTGAGATCAAAGCCTGTGATGATAACATCTCCTCCTGGGAGGCAACTATTACGAATTTGTTGTCTCAGGTCGATGATCTAAGGCAGAAAATTGTAGCAGAGCAGGCCAAACGCAAAGAACTCCAGGAGAAGGCCGCTAACTCGATTCAGAAACTGGTTGCTGAAAAAGGGAGGGAAGGCCTGAAGGCCTTTAGCGCATCTCAAGCTGTAGCAGATGAGGCAAGGGTTATGGAGAGTGCTGACCAGGTCTTAACTAAAGAGATGATCACCTTGAAAAAGCTGTATGAAGATTTGGTCATGACTTAG
- the LOC106796469 gene encoding protein NYNRIN-like, with product MLKDCIEFAKGCQECQKHAGIQHVPANELHSIIKPWPFRGWALDLIGEIKPASSKNQRYIIVGIDYFTKWIEAVPLPNVDQEAVISFIQNHINYRYGIPETITTDQGSVFTGRKMQEFAQKTGFRLLTSTPYYAQANGQVEAANKIVINLIKKHIALKPRNWNKTLDQVLWACRNSPKESTNTTPFRLTYGHDAVLPVEIHLQSARVQKQMDIPIDHYWKMMSDELVDLDEERLRALEVLTKQKERVAKAYNKKVKSKTFNVGDLVWKVILPIDSKDRALGKWSPNWEGPFKIIQIYSNGAYELEELTPQKRTLSINGKYLKKYKPTLLEVKISIE from the coding sequence ATGTTAAAAGACTGCATAGAATTTGCTAAAGGCTGTCAGGAATGCCAAAAGCATGCAGGGATACAGCATGTACCTGCTAATGAGTTACACTCCATAATCAAACCTTGGCCTTTCAGAGGATGGGCTTTGGACTTAATTGGTGAAATCAAGCCCGCTTCTTCTAAGAACCAGCGTTATATTATAGTTGGTATCGATTACTTTACAAAATGGATCGAAGCAGTCCCTTTGCCAAATGTTGATCAGGAAGCAGTAATTAGTTTCattcaaaatcatattaattataggTATGGTATTCCTGAAACAATTACCACTGATCAAGGTTCAGTTTTTACTGGACGGAAAATGCAAGAATTTGCCCAAAAAACTGGCTTTCGATTATTAACCTCAACACCATATTACGCGCAAGCAAATGGTCAGgtcgaagcagccaataagattgTAATTAACTTGATCAAAAAACACATTGCCCTAAAGCCAAGAAATTGGAATAAAACGTTAGATCAAGTTCTATGGGCATGTAGAAATTCTCCTAAGGAATCAACTAATACTACCCCATTTCGACTGACTTATGGGCATGATGCTGTACTTCCGGTCGAAATACATTTGCAATCAGCCAGGGTACAAAAACAAATGGACATTCCAAtcgaccattattggaaaatgatGTCAGATGAGTTAGTTGATTTAGATGAGGAGAGATTAAGAGCATTAGAAGTTTTgactaaacaaaaagaaagagttgctAAAGCTTATAATAAGAAAGTGAAGTCAAAAACTTTTAATGTTGGAGATTTAGTTTGGAAGGTTATCCTGCCCATAGATAGTAAGGATCGAGCCTTGGGCAAATGGTCCCCAAATTGGGAAGGACCgtttaaaataattcagatcTATTCGAATGGTGCTTATGAGTTAGAGGAGCTAACCCCTCAGAAACGTACTTTGAGCATAAATGGtaagtatttgaaaaaatataaaccaacaCTGCTCGAagttaaaataagcatagaataA
- the LOC106796471 gene encoding uncharacterized protein, with amino-acid sequence MDESNHDMVNMLTQQIGTVINPLIQNTNDSYQMLTNQISRIADFFGAPPIHQPPIRQIQIQAPVPEIQMPNNPGMQMAQAPQPLARIEPPAQQVEPNPGVVLVNRNQNADEVIGNVQQNRFDRQNNLAQMVETILVQNGLNLGLHRPNFVSPLSEYVLQTELPRGVKIPKFTKFAGETNESTVEHVARYLVEAGDLANNENLRMKYFPNSLTKNVFTWFTTLPPHSIHNWNQLERVFHEQFYMGQSKISLKELASVRRKAPESIDDYLNRFRLLKARDMAQLADRVRQLERLKAEKARNSKFHRKEKVAYVETNDSDQEFDIIYEDIEDNEVDLAELKPGPPYVCKLLRPSNGKNPVEPKNDKFVSKTYTFDITKCDEIFDLLVTDGQIVVPKGLKVPPVEQQKKRGYCKFHNFLGHKTSRCVLFRDLVQKALDEGRLKFGEKPKVVQANAETSKAAETLYAEPQEIMMVETMELSQVQVQGISEEDYNEQMKVVYPQAEEDLIDFLNKCKLENKIVMLCPRCSAVCDREATEGLKEYQVVNKGAKQNQRFDKGKRVMVQSNTNQKSGRRNTFAPPGSVPVEKWMHQGLIRFNKGAMEVGGSSGTKQIGP; translated from the exons ATGGATGAAAGTAACCATGATATGGTTAACATGTtaacacaacaaataggaaCTGTCATTAACCCcttaattcaaaatacaaatgaCAGTTACCAAATGTTAACAAATCAAATAAGTCGAATTGCTGACTTTTTTGGGGCACCACCCATACATCAACCACCAATTCGACAGATCCAAATACAGGCGCCTGTCCCAGAGATACAGATGCCTAATAATCCAGGGATGCAAATGGCTCAAGCACCACAACCATTGGCACGCATAGAGCCACCAGCCCAACAGGTCGAACCAAACCCTGGTGTAGTATTGGTAAATAGAAACCAAAATGCTGATGAAGTAATAGGGAATGTTCAACAAAACCGTTTCGATAGGCAGAATAACTTGGCCCAAATGGTCGAAACAATTCTAGTACAGAATGGTTTGAACTTGGGCTTACACAGGCCCAATTTTGTGTCTCCATTGTCTGAATATGTGTTACAGACggaattaccaaggggtgtgaaAATCCCTAAGTTTACTAAGTTTGCAGGAGAGACAAATGAGTCTACTGTCGAACACGTTGCTAGATATTTGGTCGAGGCAGGGGACTTggctaataatgaaaatttaagaatgaaataTTTCCCTAATTCCTTAACTAAAAATGTTTTCACATGGTTTACAACCCTTCCTCCTCATTCCATACATAATTGGAACCAATTGGAGAGGGTTTTCCATGAGCAGTTCTATATGGGACAGTCTAAGATAAGCCTTAAAGAGTTAGCCAGCGTTCGACGTAAGGCACCTGAATCAATTGATGATTATTTGAACAGATTCAGACTCTTAAAGGCAAG GGATATGGCTCAATTGGCTGATAGAGTTCGACAACTCGAACGATTGAAGGCTGAAAAGGCTAGAAATTCTAAGTTCCACAGGAAGGAAAAGGTTGCATATGTTGAAACCAATGACAGTGACCAGGAGTTCGATATTATTTATGAAGATATCGAGGACAATGAGGTTGATTTAGCAGAATTAAAACCTGGACCTCCATATGTTTGTAAACTCCTTAGACCTTCCAATGGAAAAAACCCTGTTGAacctaaaaatgataaatttgtgtCTAAAACTTATACATTTGACATAACTAAATGCgatgaaatatttgatttattagtcACAGATGGCCAGATCGTTGTTCCTAAGGGCTTGAAAGTACCCCCAGTCGAACAACAGAAGAAAAGgggttattgtaaatttcataatttccttGGCCATAAAACCTCACGTTGTGttcttttcagggatttggttcAAAAGGCTCTCGACGAAGGGAGGCTCAAATTTGGTGAGAAACCAAAGGTTGTTCAGGCAAATGCTGAAACATCCAAAGCTGCTGAAACTCTCTATGCAGAACCCCAAGAAATAATGATGGTCGAAACAATGGAGTTGTCTCAGGTGCAAGTTCAGGGCATATCTGAAGAGGATTACAACGAACAAATGAAGGTTGTGTATCCTCAGGCTGAGGAGGATTTAATTGATTTCTTGAACAAATGCAAACTCGAAAACAAGATTGTGATGCTCTGCCCTCGCTGCAGTGCAGTATGTGATAGGGAGGCTACTGAGGGCCTCAAAGAATACCAAGTTGTTAACAAGGGGGCAAAGCAGAACCAACGTTTCGATAAAGGCAAAAGAGTTATGGTGCAGTCGAACACTAATCAGAAGTCTGGTCGAAGGAATACTTTCGCTCCTCCTGGTTCAGTTCCGGTCGAAAAATGGATGCACCAGGGACTCATAAGGTTCAACAAAGGGGCCATGGAAGTAGGCGGTTCGAGTGGAACGAAGCAAATTGGCCCATAG
- the LOC100790856 gene encoding receptor-like protein EIX1, producing the protein MSHDKGVSVKDYLVDKLRPGDEDRALSEVISETLHKKELPPVEVTEEGVRKVVSDAVHKRDDDPERRMEHQRILGKVTESEEVKRRLGGESVVTEKKYQEMYVNSPGKGVVDKLKGMVGTWFTNPAENQSSQGFGLGIIIIPTVATGMESSATTSLPIFFSFTSTFSSLFNDDWEAYRRWSFGGEISPCLADLKHLNYLDLSGNYFLEKIPPQIGNLSNLVYLDLSMAIPSFLCAMTSLTHLDLSYTRFHGKIPSQIGNLSNLVYLDLGGTIPTFLGNLRNSREIDLKYLYLSINKFSGNPFESLGSLSKLSTLLIDGNNFQGVVNEDDLANLTSLKEFDASGNNFTLKDKPMQLEFLNLASNNLSGEIPDCWINWPFLVEVNLQSNHFVGNFPPSMGSLAELQSLQIRNNLLSGIFPTSLKKTSQLISLDLGENNLSGCIPTWVGEKLSNMKILRLRSNSFSGHIPNEICQMSLLQVLDLAKNNLSGNIPSCFPASNRSKQYPRIYSQAPNDTAYSSVSGIVSVLLWLKGRGDEYGNILGLVTSIDLSSNKLLGEIPREITDLNGLNFLNLSHNQLIGPIPEGIGNMGSLQPLIFRGIKFLVKSLQPFLI; encoded by the exons ATGAGTCAT GACAAGGGGGTTTCTGTGAAGGACTATTTGGTGGACAAACTGAGGCCTGGTGATGAAGACAGGGCTCTCTCTGAAGTGATATCAGAGACTCTGCACAAGAAGGAACTGCCCCCAGTGGAAGTTACTGAAGAAGGTGTGAGAAAGGTGGTTTCTGATGCTGTGCATAAGAGAGACGATGATCCTGAGAGAAGAATGGAACATCAAAGAATACTGGGAAAGGTAACTGAGTCAGAGGAAGTGAAGAGAAGGTTAGGAGGTGAAAGTGTGGTGACAGAGAAAAAGTACCAAGAGATGTATGTGAATAGTCCGGGGAAAGGTGTGGTTGATAAGCTTAAAGGTATGGTTGGGACATGGTTTACCAACCCAGCAGAGAATCAATCTTCACAAG GCTTTGGTCTTGGAATCATAATAATACCAACTGTTGCCACTGGTATGGAGTCCTCTGCCACAACGTCACTTCCCATCTTCTTCAGCTTCACCTCAACCTTCAGTTCTCTTTTCAATGATGATTGGGAAGCTTATAGGAGATGGAGCTTTGGTGGAGAGATAAGTCCTTGTTTGGCTGATTTAAAGCATTTGAATTACTTGGACTTGAGCGGCAATTATTTCTTGGAGAAG ATTCCTCCTCAGATTGGGAATCTCTCAAATTTGGTGTATCTTGACCTGA GTATGGcaattccttctttcctttgtgCAATGACCTCCTTGACTCACCTCGACCTCTCTTATACTCGATTCCATGGGAAGATTCCATCTCAGATTGGGAATCTCTCCAATTTGGTCTACCTTGACCTCGGAG GAACAATTCCGACTTTTTTGGGAAATCTCCGCAACTCAAGGGAGATAGATTTAAAATATCTCTATCTCTCTATTAATAAATTCAGCGGAAATCCATTTGAAAGTCTTGGATCACTCTCTAAATTGTCAACGCTTCTTATTGATGGCAATAATTTTCAAGGAGTTGTCAACGAAGATGATCTTGCAAATCTTACAAGTTTGAAGGAGTTTGATGCATCAGGGAACAATTTCACTTTAAAA GACAAGCCAATGCAATTAGAATTTCTCAATCTTGCATCAAATAATCTGTCAGGAGAAATACCTGATTGTTGGATTAATTGGCCATttctagtggaagtgaattTACAAAGCAACCATTTTGTTGGGAACTTCCCCCCATCCATGGGTTCCTTGGCTGAGCTGCAGTCATTACAAATTCGTAACAACTTGCTCTCGGGAATATTTCCTACCAGTTTGAAGAAGACTAGCcaattgatatccttggatcTTGGAGAAAATAATCTTTCAGGATGTATTCCAACATGGGTTGGAGAAAAGCTCTCAAATATGAAAATCCTCCGCCTTCGATCAAACAGTTTTTCCGGTCACATTCCAAATGAAATATGTCAGATGAGTCTTCTTCAGGTTTTAGACCttgcaaaaaataatttgtctgGCAATATACCCAGCTGTTTCCCAGCTAGTAACCGGAGTAAACAGTATCCCCGTATCTATTCTCAAGCACCAAATGATACAGCATACTCTTCGGTATCAGGTATAGTTAGTGTGCTACTATGGCTAAAAGGAAGAGGAGATGAGTATGGAAACATTCTGGGTTTGGTAACAAGTATTGATCTGTCAAGTAACAAATTATTAGGAGAAATTCCTAGAGAAATCACAGATCTAAATGGATTGAACTTTTTGAACTTGTCCCACAACCAATTGATTGGTCCTATTCCAGAAGGTATTGGTAATATGGGATCGTTACAACCATTGATTTTTCGAGGAATCAAATTTCTGGTGAAATCCCTCCAACCATTTCTAATTTGA
- the LOC121173745 gene encoding O-glucosyltransferase rumi homolog — MFSGASSSKSAQSTTPYGTSPFTVSIRKPIAPLNCTAYNLTGTCPTNLQDHQSTPATATCPDYFRWIHEDLRPWARTGITQDMVERAKQTANFRLIILKGRAYLETYSRPYQTRDVFSIWGILQLLRRYPGKIPDLELMFDCVDWPVVLSDRYNGPNVEQPTPLFRYCGNDATLDIVFPDSSYTSIIYISICLFFL, encoded by the exons ATGTTTTCCGGTGCATCATCTTCCAAATCAGCACAAAGCACCACGCCATATGGCACGAGTCCTTTCACAGTCTCCATCCGGAAGCCAATAGCCCCGTTGAACTGCACCGCATACAACCTCACCGGAACATGCCCCACAAACCTACAAGACCATCAGAGCACTCCAGCCACCGCCACGTGTCCAGATTACTTCCGTTGGATCCACGAGGATTTGAGGCCATGGGCCCGCACGGGCATCACGCAAGACATGGTGGAGAGGGCAAAGCAAACGGCaaattttag GTTGATAATATTAAAGGGTAGGGCTTATTTGGAGACTTACTCAAGGCCCTATCAAACAAGGGATGTTTTTAGCATATGGGGGATTCTACAATTGTTGAGAAGGTACCCTGGCAAGATACCTGATTTGGAGCTTATGTTTGATTGTGTGGATTGGCCTGTGGTTTTGTCTGATCGTTACAATGGCCCTAATGTTGAGCAACCAACTCCCTTGTTTCGGTATTGTGGAAATGATGCTACCTTGGACATTGTCTTCCCTGATTCTTCCTACACTTCAATAATATATATCTCGATCTGCCTATTCTTCttgtaa